The Syngnathoides biaculeatus isolate LvHL_M chromosome 16, ASM1980259v1, whole genome shotgun sequence DNA segment TgcaacatgatttttttgttttataagtgcgaaaaatgtcaacaagcaGCCGAGGAATCCTGCACATGTTCCGCAGAAGCTCAGAGGCGCCACGAGGAGCCTCCTGCAGACGGATTTCTACATCTTAACAGCCCTGACCAATGCGAGACGAATGCGCCGCACTTGCACTCAGCGCGCTCGCTGATTTAGGGAAGTCTGGAGAAGTATCGACTCCCCCTCAGCAGATCCCCGCCGagccgaggaggaggaggtgagcGTGGGATGTccacctcctgctcctcctcctcctcccgtgcAGACAACAAGCGCGCATTCACGGTGACATCACGCGCGCCTCCCTGCAGCATAAAAACCAGCCGGAGCGCCGCTGGGCCAGCAACTGGTCCGCAGAACCATGACGAGCCGACGAGGGGGCGTCCGCTCGCTCCCGGAGTGCAGCTTCttcctctctttctttttcGTCCCTCACGCGTAATTACGCAGCCTGCACGAGATGGATCCGAACCTGGCGGCGTGCGTGTGCGCGGTGCTGCTGGTGTCCGTCGGGCTCCTGGCGGAGCGGGCCGGCTGCCAGCACTACTACCTGTTGCGGCCCATCCCCAGCGACACCCTCCCTCTCGTGGACCTAAGAGAGGACCCGGACCCCGCGCTGGACCCCCGGGAGCGGGACCTGAACGAGACGGAGCTTCTCGGCCTGCTGGGGGACTTCGACAGCCGCTTTCTGGCTCTGTCGCCGATGCCGAGCGGCCAGGACGGCTTCGCGGGCAACGACGATCCACGTGAGGACGCCGAGCTGCTGCAGAAATCCGGCGGCGTGGTGCCCAAGGAGATTCGAGCACTGGACTTGGACGTGCAGCTGCAGGGGAGGAGGCCCATCAAGCCCATCAGTAAGAAGCTGAAACGGCGCTTGCAGCAGTGGCTGTGGGCGTACTCCTTCTGCCCGGTTCGGTACTCCTGGAGCGACCTGGGCGCGCGCTTCTGGCCGCGATACGTGCGCGCCGGCAGCTGCTTGGCCAAGCGCTCGTGCTCGCTCCCGGAGGGCATGCTGTGCCAACCGGCCGCGTCCACGCACCTCACCCTGCTCAGGTGGAGGTGCGCGCACCGGAAGGCGGGACTCAAGTGCGCATGGATCCCCGTGCACTACCCTGTCATCACGGACTGCAAATGCGCATGCGCCACATAAGCGCCAAGGCTCgattttcacccaaaaaaaaaaaaaaacattggacgAATTTACTTTAAATGTTTGAGTGCTATATCTTAATAGCTCCACCAATCATAAGAGCACATtaggaaagcaaaaaaattaaaaaataaaattttaaaatccctttcatgaccacagatgaaCTTTACCATTTATGCCAAAaccatctttgtttgttttttgaaccAATGATTGAATATTTTGAAGATAAATATGAAGGTGTGCAGAAATAGTCATTAttggaatacatttttgaaatactACGACGAAACCATTCAAATTGGGGGGAAAATGCATTCAGTCCAATGTCCCCAAAACCTCGAGTGTGAATGTCTCttttaaaaagtcacttttattcttattttcccCCACCCATTTGTTAAAAGTTCACAATTTCTTTAAAAGTATTGATTTTTATTATAAGGACTTTACATTCAGAACAGATCATCTTAACGAAAAGCACAGGCATTTAGTGTTTTAATTCGGTAAAGATTcacatttaaatacacatcACTGAATTATTGTTATCAAATAacctttggggtttttttttcattactttcaaaatgttttcatgattttttgattggggtgtgggggtgggcgTGCGGAGAAACCCAATCCCAGAAAAGTTATTCATGTACACTGAAAAAAAgtgggaatttctttttttcgaAGTAAACAGTATTTTAAAGCGGTGAAACATGTTTCAAGTTTATTCAATCACAATAATTCAGTGGGTTGTACTTAAATGGGTAACCTTACATTCGTCTTACCTAATGAAAGACATAATGCAATAAAAACACTTAAAGGCTGTTTTTTGGGCAAGATTAATTTGGGGAATTTCTTTGTCtggagacatttttcaaatagaaAATTTTGAAGAGTTAAGATAAAATTATTCTGTCCATATTTCCACTGGCAGCAACTGCCCAAACTTACACAATCACTCTCCAGCATCGAAATTAATTTAGAAACTAGACTAGCCATAAGATTCGTGGTCATAAAGTTCACCtgacattttaataaaataagcaCCCCTGGTGTTTTTGTTGAGGACAAATAtagaacaggggtgtccaaCATCTGGTACAGGGGCCAATTGCAGTCcactgcatgtttttatttattttatttttttcttgagagGGGGGGTGTCTTTTCTGGAGGGGGGCTCTGCATAGGAGTGTTCTTATGCTAAAATTAAACCCAGCCTGCATCAAAATCTTGCaagaaaaaagttcaaatggTTAAAAGAAATggtctttttaaattgtaacaAAGGTTGAATGTTTCAAgatatcacattttatttttaaaaagtattattaataattattatttttgttatttaaaattgtaaataaatgtgtatGTTTCCAAATATCACACAATTTTGCCTTTCCTTTAAAACTAAGTCCAATTTATTCAAATTTTACAAGAGGGTAACActcaagtgactttttttttaaatcttaaatccTTACTTAGCATATGTCAACTTCGAGCCCAGTAAATCAGTTGTTTACCCTACCACAAGGTGAAATAGGCCACCCacttcatttcaaatttttattttttattttttgaatgtggAAAAACTTTGAACATCCCTGGTGTATGACCATGTACACGTTACTTGTGACTCATTATTATTTGTCACCGGAGTGGACTTCATCGATGGACGCTCTGCCGTCGAAGTGTTATGTATTTATGAGAGCGTCATTGTGGGTGATTCTATTCTGTAAATTAAGGGCAATTTTTATACTATTTATTCTTGATATTCTTGCAATAAAGCAACACTGACATGATTCCAAATGGACTTGCTCTCCTTTTTTCAGTGAATCCAAGTCAGATCGTGGGTCTTCAGTGCACTGAGCTGTACTGGAAGTGTAATGGAGAGCAAGAAGAAGGGGTGCAGAAGGTCACCTAGTAAGCTGTAGTGATAGCGATTGTTCCCACGTTGCGGAGAGACatttgaggggagggggggggggtcctcttcTCCATTCAGGGAAAccccatcttattttttttaattgacttaCTTACTAATTATAATTACTTATTTTTCTACGGCAATTGTAGAGGTGTTAATCATTCACAGATTTACGCTGTTCATAGTCAGGCTCAGTCCTTAGCCACAATTTCTGCTCGGTTAAACAGTTTGGTGTTAAAATATGTAATCGTTGATTGTGTTTTGCTTCAAAGCTCAGTTTTACTGTAAATTTCCACTGGGAGaaacaaagacacaaaaaaaaaaaaaacacttgaagcaagcacattGCAGATCTAATTTGGAGAAGTGTGTAACCTACACAGAGACAACTAAAGAATATAGTATTATGTTCAATGTTTGTGTCTTTACAAATTGAATGTGTTTGACGTGTGTTTCAACAAGTAACACATTATAAAATGTATATGGTTCTCTTTCTCACAGTTCTATTGGAAATGCAAAAGCTGACAAATCTCGTCTTAACTGCTGCATCAAATTTGTAGATATCTGATACAAAAGGGGATTATGAAAGCACAGAACCAGCAGTGTTTTGCAGAACCAGCAATGTTCTGCTTCACTAGGTTTTGTGTGAAGGGGAAAGACTGAGATCCCTCTTCACTGAAGCTGTGTGAATATCTGCACATAGACATGTTATATTTCTGCTTTGGTGAGTTTTGCGTGAAAGCAATCGCTGATACATGCTGGTTTCACTCGCACTTCAGCGTCGTGTGACAGTCCGTTCGCGGACAGCTGGGTGTTTTGTGAAAGACAAACGCTAATAAATTCCAGCTCGTACCGATAAGTCGATTTTGCAGAAACTTTGTATGTAATCAGATCCAGCAATATCCTAAGTACCTGGGTTCTGTGTCAAAGGCCATGAATAAGAAATTCCAGTTCTTGATGGGCCGATTGCACGTGAAAAGGTGTTGGAAAAGACAGTAATATCCTGCTTTGCTGGGTTCTGTGTGAAAGCCAAAGGCCAACAACGAGAGATTTATCAATATTGCAGCAACCCTGGATTGAAGTAGCTAGCATTTCAGTGACAAACCGTCAACACTCTTTTATGGATTGCATcattttgaccacaaaacaaCCACAATTGAACCCCTCGCTTGAAACCTGAAGTCGGCTTTAAATCCTAACTTGAAACCCTCAGACGACCATCAGACAAGTTTTGTCTGCGTTATTAGGATTCTCTGGTTTTATCATCTGGGTGAGCCTTGAAAGTGGTGCCAAAGCTAAGAAGGAGTAGCCGCCTTTGATCAGGAAAACATCTCAACTTATTAGAAGTTGATTTGCTTTTGGCACCGCCGTATCGCTTGATCGGCTACGAGCAGGAGGGAGCGTCGTGGCGGTGAAATAAAAGAAACCAAAGAAGATGCTTCAATTAAAAGATGGCTCGTAGCTACCGTCATGACGTCACCGTCGTAACGTCTGAGCAAATCAAATTTTGCCAGAGCCAATTCACGCAAAGAAGAAGCTCGATTGTGACAGTAGCTATAAAGGTTAACGCCCACTTCATTTCCCCtgtatccatcaatccattttctgagaacacttatcctcacaagggtcgcgggagtgctggagcctatcccagctatcaacgggccggaggtggggtataccctgaact contains these protein-coding regions:
- the nog1 gene encoding noggin-1, translating into MDPNLAACVCAVLLVSVGLLAERAGCQHYYLLRPIPSDTLPLVDLREDPDPALDPRERDLNETELLGLLGDFDSRFLALSPMPSGQDGFAGNDDPREDAELLQKSGGVVPKEIRALDLDVQLQGRRPIKPISKKLKRRLQQWLWAYSFCPVRYSWSDLGARFWPRYVRAGSCLAKRSCSLPEGMLCQPAASTHLTLLRWRCAHRKAGLKCAWIPVHYPVITDCKCACAT